The DNA region GGGAAGGGGCGGGACCGGGGAGCTCCCGGCCGGGCCTACGCCGGTCGCCTGCCGTGGTTGGACTTGCCCTTGCGTATCCGCCACTTCCGCTTGCGCGTCTTCTTCGACATGGGTGTGGTCCTAGTCGAGGACCGGGCCCCCGTCGAGGGGTCATTCACGCCCGATCGGGGCGAGTGTCGCGGAGGTGAGGGCGGCGAGGTCGGCGGGGGAGAGCTCGACCTCCAGGCCGCGGCGGCCCGCCGAGACGCAGATCGTGGGGTGGGCGGACGCCGAGTCGTCCAGGACGGTCCGCAGACGCTTGCGCTGGCCGAGGGGGGAGATGCCCCCGCGGACGTAGCCGGTGGTGCGCTCGGCGGCCGCCGGGTCCGCCATCGTGGCGCGCTTGCCGCCGACCGCCGTGGCCAGCGCCTTCAGGTCGAGGGTGCCCGCGACCGGGACGACCGCCACGGTCAGCTCGCCGTCGACCTCCGCGACCAGGGTCTTGAAGACGCGGTCGGGGGACACGCCCATGGCCTCGGCGGCCTCCTGGCCGTACGAGGGGTGGGCGGGGTCGTGGTCGTAGGAGTGCACGGTGAAGACGGTGCCCGCCGCGGTGAGGGCGACCGTCGCGGGGGTGCCGCCAGCCTGCGTCTTCTTCTGCTTCTTCGCCACGCTGCTCGCCAACTTCCGCGGTTCGTACGGGAGGGGGTCCGGCCCCGCCTCAGTTGAGGCTGGTCGTGCCGCGCGTCAGTTCCGTCGCGGGCAACGACGGCAGGTTACGGATGATCGCGGTCTCGGCGCGCAGCAATTTCAGCTCGGCGCGCAGCCGGGCCGCCGTGTCGGGCGCTTCGAGGAGCTCCTGCTTGGTGGGGGTGTCGAGGACGGCCGCCGCCGCGACCAGGTAGGACACGACCGAGGGCTCGTCGGGGAGCTCCGCGCTGGTCGACAGGGACCGCTCACGGGCACCCGCGAGCCGCTTCTGGTACGAGCGGAAGGCGCGCAGGACGCCCTCGGCGAGCGCGCCCGCCTCCTCGCCGGGCTGCTCCTCCAGCGGTTCGAGCTCGCCGACGAGGTAGGGCCCGGAGGCGTCCACCGAGAGCAGCCGCACCCGGGTCGTGCCGGTGGCGAGCACCTCGAAGCCGCCGTCCTCGCGCTCCCGGATGGTCGCCGCGTCCGCGACGCAGCCCACCTCGTGGAACGCCTTCATCGGGTCGTCGCCGAAGCCCGCGGCGGGGCCCTGCTCGGGCTGCGCGGTCTGGTCGGGCAGGCCCGGCGCGCTCGGCGCCACTTCGCGGCCGTCGCGGATGGCCACGACCGCGAACTGCCGCTGCTCGTCGTCGGGGACCTTCAGGAGTTCGCGCATCATGGCGCGATAACGCTCCTCGAAGACGTTCAGGGGCAGCACGAGCCCCGGGAACAGCACCGAGTTGAGCGGGAAGAGCGGAAGCCGGACGGTCGTCACGATCGGAAAGCCTAACGGCCGTCGGCACCCCGGCCGCCCGCGTCGCTCCGCCGCGGCCGCAGCGGCGTCCGCGCCGCGACCTCTATGCGCACCCCGTCCCTCAGCTCCAGGAACTGCCCGAGCGGGTCGTCGGAGAGCCGGTCCCAGGGGAAGGACGTCGCGTACGGGCCGATCAGGTGGAGCTGGTCGAGGGCGTCGTGCCAGCGCTCCAGGCGGATCAGGACGTACATGAGGAGGTTGCGGACCTCGGCGGGCCAGGGGTCGGCGGCGGCGTACTCGCCGGACAGGGCGATGGCCAGGTCGGCCGCCTTGTCCAGGCGTTCGCGCGGCAGATTCCCGGCGGCGCTGGTGAGGTACGCGAACGCGGCGCGCACCGGCAGTGCCTGTATCAGCGAGCCGGGCAGCGCGTCGGCCGCCGCCCGCTCCGCGAAGTGGAAGCACTCGGTGTGCGAGCCGTACCAGTCGGCCGACAGGTACATCAGGGCCGAGGCGTGGCAGCCGTAGTGGTACGAGGAGCGGCGCACCGCCTGCGCCCACAGCTCCTCGAACTCGGTGTGCGTGGCGTGGGTGCCGCGGGCGTGGTCGAGCGCGATGCGCCAGGGCACCGGGTCGCGCGGGTCGGCGTCGGCGGCGGCCGTCAGCAGCGGGCTGACCTCGCGCAGGAGTTCCGCGCGGGCGGGCGACTCCCAGCCGCGGACGACGGCCAGCTCGGCCTTGAGGAGCAGCGCGTCCGGGTCGTGCGGGGCGGCGGAGAGCCAGTCGTCGAACCACTCCGAGCGGGAGCGGGCGAAGGCGGCGAGGCGGGTCGTGTACCGGTCGCGGTTCTCCCACTCGGCGGCCTCGCGGGTGGTGGCGAGCAGCTTGGCGGCCGGGCCGTACTCGCCCCGGCCCGCCGCGACCAGGGCGGGCCCCAGTCGGTCGTCCGGCACGTCGAGCAGCACTTCGTCGTCGGGGGTCAGGCCGTCGGCCAGGCGGGGGGTGTGCCGGATCATGCGGGCGGTGCGGACGAGGGCGCGCAGCAGCGGCATCTGGCTGTCCCCCTTCGCGCCCCGACCGGCGCCGCCGCGTGGGGCGGGGCGCCGGGGCCGGTGTCGTGGTCGGTGCTGCGGCCCGCTCGTGGTCCGCGAGCGGGTCTCTTGCTGGTCGCGTGTGTTGACGGGCGAGGTGGGCCGATGGTTGCCCTCCGTCGGATAACGGTTCAGCCGCGAAGCGCGGGCCGCCCGCGAGGCGGCCGCCCCCGGCCCGGCCGCCCCGGACCGTCCCGCTCGCGCCCCCGCGCCCTCAGTTCCGCCGCAGCAGCCGTGTGGCCCCCGCCGCCACCGTCGTCGCCAGGATCCAGCCGAGCAGGATCAGGACCGCGGCCAGCCACTGCCAGCCCCCGCGGAGCTGCCAGTAGCTGTCCTGGCCGAGGTTGATGACGGGCAGGAGCAGGTCGAGGGCGAAGAGGGAGGGGTTCCAGTTGGGGTGTTCGCCCGGTTTGAGCGGGGGGTGGTCGGCGCGGGAGAAGGCGATGGCGCTCGCCGCCCACAGGACCGCCATCCACAGCGCGGCCCGGCCGGGCCGGTAGCCGTAGGCCACCGTCCAGTCCTGGGCGTACCCCCAGAGCTTGGCGGCCGCGGGCAGCGTCTCGCGGCGGCGGCGCTGCTTGGCGAGCAGGACCTCGCGGGCGTCGGCGTCCTCGCCGCCGTTGCGCAGGACGGTGGCGAGCTTCTCGTACGGCTCGGGGTTGTACTCGGCGGTGGCCGCGGCCACCCACTCCAGGCGCCGCGACAGCGGGAAGCTGCCCTGCGGGATGAGGTTCTCGTACGTGAAGCCGCCCATCTGCAGGTTGCCGGGCCCCGGCCAGCTGGAGGAGCGGTCCATCAGGTTCACCACCCGCGCGCCGGACAGCACGATCCTGCCGCGCTGGGGCGCCTCGGACAGGAAGCGCAGCTCGGGCGTCTGGACGCGGCGCAGCGACACCTCCTGGTCGTTCTGCAGCGTGAACCGCGCCTGGCCGAAATCCACCGCGTCGCCGAAGCGTCCGTCGTCCAGGCGGATGCCGCCCTCGCACTCGAAGCGCTGCACGCGGGTGCCGCGCGCGGGTGTCGTGCCGCTGGTCTGCGGGGGATTTCCGACGCCCGCCGGGGTCAGGTACAGCGTGCGCTCGACGGTCAGCTGGGGTGCGTTCAGGGCGCGGCGGCTGTACGGGTTGGCGAGGCGGCTGCCGCGCAGGCTCAGGCTGACGCCGACCTTCGCGCCGCGCAGGCTCAGCTCCCCGTGCGACTCCAGCATCTCGGCCTGCAGGTCCTGGCCGACCGTCATGCCGTCGCCCGTGATCGAGCGGCCGCGCCGGTCGCGGTAGACCACGGCTTGGTTGAGCAGCAGGTCCGTGCCGATGTGGGCGTCGGTGAGCCGCATGCCGTTGTGCAGGCGGCAGCGCGGCATGTGCAGATCGCCCTCGGTGTGCAGGCGGGCGGCCTCCAGACGCGGGATGGAGCAGTCGACCAGGCGCAGCGTGGTGAAGCGGGCCTCGGGCAGCAGGATCTCCTTCTCGAACCGGCAGCCCTTCAGCTCCGTGTACGGCACCACGGTGCCGCCCGCCAGGTCGAGCACGTCCGTGATCTGCACCCCGGCCAGCTTCAGGGACGACACCCGCCCCGCGAGCGCGGGCGGACCGTCGAGCAGCAGCCAGCACACGATGCGCGCCCGGACACTGCGCTCGGGGCCCCAGGGATACCCGCCGTGCGGATCGTCCTCCGCGGCGTCCCCCGACCTCAGGTCGTACACGCTGCCGTTGCGGAACGCCTGCCACATGCCGATCTCCGCTGCGGTCAGCCCGTCCGGCGGGTCCCCGATGCCGGTGTCGTCGACCACTGCTGGTGTCCTCCCGTGTGTGCGCCG from Streptomyces flavofungini includes:
- a CDS encoding LON peptidase substrate-binding domain-containing protein, which translates into the protein MTTVRLPLFPLNSVLFPGLVLPLNVFEERYRAMMRELLKVPDDEQRQFAVVAIRDGREVAPSAPGLPDQTAQPEQGPAAGFGDDPMKAFHEVGCVADAATIREREDGGFEVLATGTTRVRLLSVDASGPYLVGELEPLEEQPGEEAGALAEGVLRAFRSYQKRLAGARERSLSTSAELPDEPSVVSYLVAAAAVLDTPTKQELLEAPDTAARLRAELKLLRAETAIIRNLPSLPATELTRGTTSLN
- a CDS encoding oxidoreductase, whose protein sequence is MWQAFRNGSVYDLRSGDAAEDDPHGGYPWGPERSVRARIVCWLLLDGPPALAGRVSSLKLAGVQITDVLDLAGGTVVPYTELKGCRFEKEILLPEARFTTLRLVDCSIPRLEAARLHTEGDLHMPRCRLHNGMRLTDAHIGTDLLLNQAVVYRDRRGRSITGDGMTVGQDLQAEMLESHGELSLRGAKVGVSLSLRGSRLANPYSRRALNAPQLTVERTLYLTPAGVGNPPQTSGTTPARGTRVQRFECEGGIRLDDGRFGDAVDFGQARFTLQNDQEVSLRRVQTPELRFLSEAPQRGRIVLSGARVVNLMDRSSSWPGPGNLQMGGFTYENLIPQGSFPLSRRLEWVAAATAEYNPEPYEKLATVLRNGGEDADAREVLLAKQRRRRETLPAAAKLWGYAQDWTVAYGYRPGRAALWMAVLWAASAIAFSRADHPPLKPGEHPNWNPSLFALDLLLPVINLGQDSYWQLRGGWQWLAAVLILLGWILATTVAAGATRLLRRN
- the ybaK gene encoding Cys-tRNA(Pro) deacylase; its protein translation is MAKKQKKTQAGGTPATVALTAAGTVFTVHSYDHDPAHPSYGQEAAEAMGVSPDRVFKTLVAEVDGELTVAVVPVAGTLDLKALATAVGGKRATMADPAAAERTTGYVRGGISPLGQRKRLRTVLDDSASAHPTICVSAGRRGLEVELSPADLAALTSATLAPIGRE